From Brassica rapa cultivar Chiifu-401-42 chromosome A06, CAAS_Brap_v3.01, whole genome shotgun sequence:
AAAATTAATTATTCAAGATATAATGAATAACACGAAGATAATGAGTCATAAAATATCTCTTTGATCATTACAGTTtacatatgtatatttattagtttacttccaattttctgtttctttgtttctcatctttcatttttttcagattttaatATGGTAAAGAAATATGTTTGTTCTCGTGTGCTATTACTGTATCTACAGATATTCATTTTGTATTAATAATTTGAGTTCTTACCATATTAGTATGCAAAAGgacaaaaaaaagttctatTCAACTTAAAATGATTGAATAATGACTGGTTGTGATTTTGAGATTAATACAATTAttaataatgtataataatttgtTTATGAAATTGATATGTGAAATTGAAATGATCTAGTTCAAGTACAAAGTAAATAAAGGAAACCCAAAATGCACTATTGATGTGCTTTCATGAAAGATAACTTTAACATTTCTTCTATTTAGTGTCATTATTGATGGTTTAGCTTGTGAGTTAAATCATTGATGTGCTTTCAAACATTGATGGGTTTACTTGTTTTTCTGATTTACTTGGCTTATTTGTTTGAAGTTTCTCTGATAATAACAGTTtacatatgtatatttatttgtttacgtccaattttctgtttttcttgTTCCTCATCTTTCATTTTTCCGATTTTAATATGGTGAAGAAATCTGTTTGTTCTCGTGTGCTATTGTTGTATCCACAaatattcattttatataaataatttgagtTCTTATCTCGTGTGCAATATGCTTATGCTTTTGTTACATGGATTCTAATATCTCTCACGTTATGTGACTTGTAGATAATAGTTGCAATGACCTCTGTCTCTGGTACTGATGTAAGTACatttttaactaaatattttcCTTAGTTTAGTTTGATTCTCCTATTAGATATTTGCATATTCAAAGAATCTTGCATGAAGTGAACAAACTCAGTTCTATCTTTAACTAAGAATTGAAGAGAATTTGAAAGGAAATGTCAAAAAACAAAATGCCAATGATGTTGGGAGACAGTTCATCATTGATAAATTCTATGAAGCTTATAAGGAAGGCATCCTTGAAAAAAATTATGGGATCAAACACACTACTTGCAAAAAACAATATGATCATTTTAAGCGGTTGACTCACAAGAGAACTAGAGTTGGTTATGATCCATTTGGGTTTATAGACATGTCGGATGACTGGTGGAATGAGTTGCGTAAGGTATAATCAGCAATTATGTTCTGTTTATTgatgtgtttgtgtttgtataCAATTGTATGAATGTCAACTCTTGTATTGGTTTTTCAGGAATGACCAGCATCAAGAAAGCTTAAAGACAGGCCAATAGCACATTTGGACTTGATGGAAAAGGTGTTTGGAACGGTTCCCATAAGCGGAGGTGAACGATGGACTGATCAGCAAGGCAAAGAACATTTGGATCAGCAAGGCGAAGACCATATGGATCAGTTTCATGATGTGGTGATGCTGAAGACACATATGCTACAAATAGGCGAATTTCTCCTACTCAGGAAACCAATACTCCAACTGAATCAACAACTGTTGGCCCCTTAACAAAAGCTAGCATACAAATATCAACGGTTGCGCAAGTGGGACATGATGTAGCATATATTTTtctgacaagaaaaaaaatgataggGTGCCATCTTGAGTTCAGTTGTAATCAGCCAGAGCTATGAAAGTGTTACACTCGATGTATGCTATCAGACTTTGGTCTTCTTTGTACAAAGCAGCTATGAACCATCTCATGAAAGATACTAATAATCTTCAGACCTTCTTGTTCGATGATGAGGATGAGAAGAATGTTCTCTATTTGGAGTTTGTTACTGGTGAAAGTAGAGATTGATCTTGAAGACTATCCTGCTTGGATTTTGCTACGTAAACCAAGAAACAATCTTGATTTCTTCTTGTTCTATGTTATGTTTGTGTACTCATAAAACAAGACAATTCTCATAATCAAAAGTTTATTCTCATATAATAAGACAAATGTCACAAACATAATATCATAAACAAATGACATTAGAGTTCATACAGTTTGGTGAAGTCTAAAGCTTTGGTCTACGACGAGATGGATAGTAAGGTAAGTCTGAAgcttctctctatatatatatatactctctGTAAGATCAAAACAAGTCGAGTTCTTGTGGTTGTTGATTGGATCGGTTGTCAGTTTATGGTTATACGTCTTTTGTTTCATCTCTCTGCCTCCAATTGCTAGTAACTAGTGTTGTTCAAGCAATTAAAGAAGCTCAGGAACCTAGAACTCTTCAGGTTACTAGAGATCCTATTTCATGTCAAATTTATTCACCTACTGTGATGTGCATGTTTGTTGAGTCTGTATAAACCAACAATACAAGTTCTTGTGTCTTTGCGTGAATGAATCTAGCTGCCGTAGTGATGTATTTTATCGTTTCATGAGCTTTGTTTATTGATAGTCATGAGCTATTTTTATTGATAGTCACCAAATGTGGACCATTTCTTCTGAGCTTAGAGAATCTCCAATGGCACACTATAATTGtctctatatttcactttaaaatagagtaactctattatagagttgaatttgctccaatggttcactctataatagagtgaaatatagtgTAACTccattatagagtgaaccattagAGCAAATtcaattctattttagagtgaaatatagagaacATTATTGTgtgccattggagatggtcttagataAAAGCATCACTTGTTTTAGTTCGTTATCGGGACTTAAGCTAGAGTTCTTGTAAATTTGAAGGACATATTAAGATTTCtaattgatgatgatgagctGGATTTGTTATTTGATGAGAATCAACAAATGTATACTCTTATAGACGAAATATTTGGAGTGATATAAGCTGATACTGATAGACAAATGATCATGACGAACTGAGTTGAATGTTGGCGACGTGTGCAACATTTTATGTACGACTCTGAGGTACAATGCTATGACATTCTACACATGAACAAGAAACATTTAAGAATTTATGTAAGATGCTATCAGAAAACGTATGAGTTAGTGAAGTGTTTTAATGTTTACCTTGTGGAGAGTGTTGCAATGTTCGTAGAGATGGTTAGACAAGGTTTAACTATACGAGTTATAGCAAATCGTTATCATCATTCACTTGACACTGTGAAGAAGAAGTTTAATGAGGTTTTGAGTTCTGTCTTGAAACTTGCAACATACATTGTGAAGCCGACAAGGATTGAGTTTTCAACTGCTAGTTTTTTTCTAATTGATAATCCAGTGTATTGGCCTTACTTTAATAACTACATTGGTGCTTTACATGACACTCATATACATGTTCATCCACTATTTGGGAATGTTGAGCCATTTAGAGGTAGAAAAGCTGAAGTAACCATGATGTGTTAGCCATCTGTAATTTCAGAATGAGATTCATATACGCTTATGTTGGGTTTCCAGGGAGAGCACATGACACAAAGGTGGTAAGATGTTGTGCTACTGATGAAGCTTCTTTTCCTCACCCTCCACTTGCAAAGTGCTACTTGGTCGACTCAAGTTATCCAACCAGAGATGGTTACTTAGGCCCTCATCGCagaactatataccatataaatcAGTTTAGTAGAAGAGGCCCACCATCAAATAATAGGGAATTGTTTAACCGCAAGCATTCTGGTTTGAGATCAGTAATTGAGAGGACATTTTGTGTATGGAACTCTAAATAGAGGATCCTAAACAGAAAACACCCCAAGTATGAGCTTAAGAAATGTATTAAGATTGTGACAGCAACCATGGCTCTCCATAACTTCATTCAAGATTCACAGCATGAAGATTGTGACTTTTCACATTTGGAAGCAatgaaatcatataaaaaaCATGGTGATGAATAACATGATGAGCATGTTCAATACATACCAGCAGGTGATAGAGTGATGGATGGTACGTGTAACTTTATTATTCTAAAGATGGCAAGAGAAACTAGACTTTACATATTAGCATCATACATGTATACGTTGTTGCTTGTGATTGCGATTCCTTGTGCTAATACTCTTGAGTTTAATGGTCAATCTCCAGTTCAGTTCTACTAGTTACTTCGAATTGATCTTGTCTTAGTGTTCATATTATGTGTTTATGCATTAGGACAATAGACAGTAGCACATTCTCTCTGTTTCTTGCAAAGTTGTGATCATTTACTGTGTTTTAGCTTTGCAGCACTAAGAAAAATCTAGCTTTATATTGAGATTGGTGTTTAGTGGTTAATCGGATAGTGGGTTCTTCTTGTTTAGTGGTAATAGTATTGAGCTTATAAGCTGAAAATGATGAACTTGTCTCTGTAAAAGAGAAATGTTTAATGGATGTTTTTTGTTATGTTGTGATTTGGTGCATGATTACATAAGATTAGCTTTTAAAAATTGAATTCGATTCTTTTTGACATTGAGTTTGATTTTCTTTAGAGAAAGTCTTTGCTCGGAAGCCATCTTATGATTCTGAATCTTCTTCCCTAGCTACCACTGTGTCTTATAAGCTTGTAGACCTTTGGAACCTGTCTATGAAGTTACTCAGGTTTGTTATTTATGCATGTCAACTCGGTTATGTAACGATGTATTAAAGCTTTGTTGTGTAGTTTATGTGTAATTGtgttatttttctgtttttttgttatgaATAAACTATTTGTGATCGCTGGAAGGTTCTGTTTCATGTTCTGTTTATGGCATTTTAGCGAGAGAAATAAAACATTTCTCCTGGCTCTGTTGTGGATGTCTTTGAATGTCCCATTGTTAATTGACTGACCAAGACTTTTTTATATGGCAggttgtttctttttttgggtTGTTTTGATAGTAATGGAGCATATGAGTGAAGAAGGTGAAGATTCAAGATGATTATTTGTTGGAAACATTTTAGTGTAACAATGAAaacttattttaatatattaatgagtACATGATGCTCttacaattgttttttttttcagtttcagttttataaaatttgaattgcTACTTTGAATTGTTTGGAAGTTTATTCAAATTTGAGTTTTATTAGAAGATATAgttgtaattaaattttaatacaatttgaataaaaattataattttatatgaaataaaaaatttataaataaaatgttaattttagaataattctagtgtaaatatattttagactaAATAATAAATCACTATAGTTACaattaatatcaaacatatgattaaattaaaacagagatatatttataatttatttattaaaattatccgaatgataataaaaataaaaaaacgaacATCAATCTATCCATATGGTTTATCTGGATAGAGAAATGAATATCCCTTTAAAACATGGATGGATACATAGATGGAGCAGCTGGTTGGAAATGACAGATAGAGAAACGAACAATCGCATAATGTTTCTTTCAGCAGAAACCAAAACCAATAAGGCATCTCTTCTTGTTCCTTTCACTTCCGGGTAAGAGAGCATAGTGATGCGCGACTCGTGTTGAATAAAAGTTTATACGATTCAAGTCATACATACTAATATCATAATTATTAGAGCATATCTCAACTCAAAATACTAGATAATCATAAAAGGATAAAGCAAATTTATTGTGTGAAAGGTGTCATCTTTCTTCAAAACGCAGAGCTACGACCACCCCTTGTGGACATGGTCTGCATAACTCCATTCATCAGTCCCTGAAACGATTTCCCAACTCCAGCTCCTATGTCTTGTGCAAAATACTTGGCCTGCCACACAATATGTGAGTTTAAATCCCTTTCAAGTTTCAAGCATAGCGAAAAAGGTTTTATCTTACCTCTTGTATGCTCTTCTTCAGATCAAACGCATCCTTGACTCTGTCATCCAAGAATGCCCATGTATCACGATACTCTGCTCAACACGAAACGATGATTATGTTATTTTTCTTCAAACACATAACAAGGTATCCAAAAGAGGACTTGAGGACCTGGGGAGTCATCTGTAAGCATGTAAATCTCAGTGGCTGAGTAAACCCCTCCAAGAACAGTGCGCTTGACATACCAATCCAAATCCGAGGCTCCATCTCCAACAGTGTGCCATATCTCATCAACCAACATCGCCCGCTGCTTAAAACTCGTCGGAACATTCACCGGATGCGCCTGTTTTTTTGCCAAATAAAATCCATTCAAACATCAGGACTTGCTTAACCTTATCACAAAAACAGAGAGACAAAAAAACCCCCAAAACTGACTTGAATACTAAGAGCTTGAGGCCATTTGGACATGTAAGGAATCTGCATCTCTAACCGAATCCTAACGAGCTTCGAAACACGTTCACTTGGAATCAGGTTTTGCAAATCGAGTCCAGAGTCCACTCTGTCGATAAGCAGTTGCAGGCACTCATCCATGAAGTACTGAACAAGAACGAAAGTcaacaaagtttcaaacttttcaTGATTCTCTAGATAGTGAGATAAACCTCAACAAGAGCAGCTTCTTTCCTGGAGAAAGACCCAACAATGGAAGGAGACACACCGACTTCTCTCGAACCTGCAATCATGGCTTCCTCCGTCCAACCTAACCTCGGCTGCGGAATCTCAAAAATACACattaaagattgaaactttacgaAAAAGATGAATTTGGAGAAGAATATACACACACCACGTGGCGAAG
This genomic window contains:
- the LOC103872712 gene encoding ubiquinone biosynthesis protein COQ9-B, mitochondrial, producing MYRTAARRLLGAGFTTSRLLRLPKPRPTTTIIPYSYCTSSMESPIGNQSVNPNQSDPTAAREEGHRRDESRKPRAEFQEEQARVLAASLRHVPRLGWTEEAMIAGSREVGVSPSIVGSFSRKEAALVEYFMDECLQLLIDRVDSGLDLQNLIPSERVSKLVRIRLEMQIPYMSKWPQALSIQAHPVNVPTSFKQRAMLVDEIWHTVGDGASDLDWYVKRTVLGGVYSATEIYMLTDDSPEYRDTWAFLDDRVKDAFDLKKSIQEAKYFAQDIGAGVGKSFQGLMNGVMQTMSTRGGRSSAF